The Beijerinckiaceae bacterium genome has a window encoding:
- a CDS encoding glucans biosynthesis glucosyltransferase MdoH — protein MDSMTDFQPNDPVVTQLRPGDGSLLASDALACVPPEAPLEMPAQSLAQFNPARRHKSLMSHSFLVCWLARLFVFGGGLCLTVYGAYEMYKVIDVGGVTLLEWALLFLFVANFSWIALACTSAFAGFVWLLFFRPKTSLPPISLHERTAIVMPIYNEAPARVFGALEAMFKEVEDQGYGRPFEWFFLSDTTDPETFVAEEQAFLAVRQRLGQGCRVFYRHRPKNLNRKSGNIEDFVTRWGGRYAHMVVLDADSLMTGDTIIALATAMEADPDAGIIQTLPLIVNRNTLFARVQQFAARIYGPVIAAGVSVWMGRDGNYWGHNAIIRTKAFAAHCGLPVLRGRPPFGGHILSHDFVEAALMRRAGYAVYMLPNLGGSYEESPPSLIDLSARDRRWCQGNLQHLRVLFAKSLHPMSRQHFVTGIMAYVASPLWMGQLLVGILLVLQASYIRPEYFPNDFTLFPSWPRFDPQRSLELFMITMTILLLPKFFGLALSLIQSATRRGAGGAIRLVLSTLFEIIMSALLAPIMMLIQTGHVMHFVFGFDTGWDPQRRDDGSIPFKAIVLRHRSHVVMGVLTLVAGLMISPSLVAWMSPTILGLILAIFLSWSTGLLRVGLAFRRAGLLMTPEEQTRPAVVAEANLLADELANLEIGAPKGLYALHSDPQFRAFHIACLPRCPRRRNGDISPEWALADAKLADAETIGEALSWLKPKERMAILQDQMLIARLALLPSEPPGAKVVASTG, from the coding sequence ATGGACTCTATGACCGACTTCCAGCCAAACGACCCCGTGGTAACTCAGCTGCGCCCCGGCGACGGCTCGCTGCTCGCTTCCGACGCCTTGGCTTGCGTTCCACCCGAAGCGCCACTCGAAATGCCGGCGCAGAGCCTCGCTCAATTCAATCCTGCGAGACGCCACAAAAGCCTTATGTCCCACTCTTTTCTGGTTTGCTGGCTCGCCAGGCTCTTTGTGTTCGGCGGCGGCCTTTGCTTGACGGTCTATGGCGCCTACGAAATGTACAAGGTGATCGACGTTGGCGGGGTGACGCTGCTCGAATGGGCGCTCCTCTTCCTGTTCGTCGCCAATTTTTCCTGGATCGCGCTCGCCTGCACGAGCGCATTCGCCGGCTTCGTCTGGCTCCTGTTTTTCAGACCGAAGACGTCCCTGCCGCCGATTTCGCTGCATGAGCGCACCGCGATCGTCATGCCCATTTACAATGAGGCGCCGGCGCGCGTGTTTGGCGCGCTGGAGGCGATGTTCAAGGAGGTCGAGGACCAAGGGTATGGCCGGCCCTTTGAATGGTTCTTTCTATCGGACACGACAGACCCGGAAACTTTCGTTGCCGAAGAGCAGGCTTTCCTGGCGGTGCGGCAGAGGCTTGGGCAAGGCTGCCGTGTCTTCTATCGGCATCGGCCGAAAAACCTCAATCGGAAATCGGGAAACATCGAGGATTTCGTCACCCGCTGGGGCGGCCGCTATGCGCATATGGTCGTCCTTGACGCCGACAGCTTGATGACCGGCGACACGATCATAGCGCTCGCCACCGCCATGGAGGCGGATCCCGATGCGGGGATCATTCAAACGCTCCCGCTGATCGTCAACCGCAACACGCTGTTCGCCCGCGTCCAGCAATTCGCGGCTCGGATCTATGGACCGGTGATCGCGGCGGGCGTTTCCGTTTGGATGGGACGCGATGGCAATTATTGGGGCCACAACGCGATCATCCGAACCAAGGCCTTCGCGGCACATTGCGGCCTGCCCGTCCTGCGCGGACGGCCTCCATTCGGGGGCCATATTCTCAGTCATGATTTTGTCGAGGCGGCCTTGATGCGGCGGGCCGGCTATGCCGTCTACATGTTGCCGAACCTGGGCGGCAGCTATGAGGAAAGTCCGCCTTCGCTGATCGATCTCTCGGCGCGGGACCGCCGCTGGTGCCAGGGCAATCTCCAGCATTTGCGCGTGCTTTTTGCGAAGAGCCTGCATCCCATGTCGCGCCAGCATTTCGTGACTGGCATTATGGCCTATGTGGCCTCTCCGCTTTGGATGGGGCAGCTCCTCGTCGGTATACTTCTCGTCCTGCAAGCGAGCTACATCAGGCCCGAGTATTTTCCGAATGATTTCACCTTGTTTCCAAGCTGGCCAAGGTTCGATCCGCAAAGATCGCTTGAACTGTTCATGATCACCATGACCATTCTGCTCCTGCCGAAGTTTTTTGGCCTCGCGCTCTCCTTGATCCAAAGCGCCACCCGGCGCGGTGCCGGCGGCGCAATCCGGCTCGTCCTGTCGACCCTGTTCGAAATCATCATGTCGGCCTTGCTGGCACCCATCATGATGCTTATCCAGACGGGCCATGTGATGCATTTCGTTTTCGGCTTCGACACCGGCTGGGATCCGCAGCGGCGCGACGACGGCTCGATTCCCTTCAAAGCCATCGTGCTTCGCCACCGGTCCCACGTCGTGATGGGCGTGCTGACGCTTGTTGCCGGCCTTATGATTTCTCCCTCATTGGTGGCCTGGATGTCGCCAACGATCCTTGGGTTGATCCTGGCTATCTTTCTGTCTTGGTCGACGGGACTTTTGCGCGTCGGACTTGCCTTTCGGCGCGCCGGCCTTTTGATGACCCCCGAGGAACAAACAAGACCGGCCGTTGTTGCGGAGGCCAATCTGCTCGCCGACGAGCTCGCCAATTTGGAAATCGGAGCACCAAAAGGCCTTTACGCACTCCATTCCGATCCGCAATTCCGGGCCTTTCACATCGCTTGTCTGCCGCGCTGTCCAAGACGCCGGAATGGGGATATTTCCCCCGAATGGGCGCTGGCCGATGCCAAGCTCGCCGACGCCGAGACCATCGGCGAAGCGCTCTCCTGGCTGAAGCCGAAGGAGCGCATGGCGATATTGCAGGATCAAATGCTGATCGCGCGCTTGGCCCTGTTGCCAAGCGAACCACCCGGCGCAAAGGTTGTCGCCTCGACCGGATGA
- a CDS encoding glucan biosynthesis protein D, with translation MVKRREVLKFVLGGMAGGIATALDAHAQGLATTSGAPQEAPRGFVLGEPVNFNPSMVTEAAGALSKQPFRALPNDLPEVFRDLPYEQYAAIGQRPGTAIWAFENVGFALEPLHRGFIFSAPMQINLVADGKARRIIYDPSKFDFGKLAVPGNVGDIGFSGFRVLVQNGDVFSEVAIFQGASFFRAVARGQNLGTMARAMSIKVADPRGEEFPAIRSVWIERPTLAANALVIHALISSESVAGAYRFTLRPGEATLIDTECTWFARAAVDNFGLATMSATHLFGSIDERRFDDLRPSVSEVSGLQILTGKGEWIWRPVANRDTLQISTFVDDNPRGFGFLQRDRNFDHYQDDDQHYERRPSLWIEPIGDWSGGGVELVEIPSDSESNDNIIGFWKAKQPLAAGSETSFAYRQFWCWDPPEQPPLAITKQSRAGRGSSPKRRRFIVEFEGDILSLPQNAAALKPKLDVAPGSITAIRTFTSEDKKIYRVLFELDPGNETSSELRLVIEAAGIPISETWLYRWTL, from the coding sequence ATGGTCAAGCGCCGGGAGGTTTTGAAATTCGTCCTGGGCGGGATGGCCGGCGGTATCGCGACCGCGCTGGATGCCCACGCGCAGGGACTGGCCACTACCTCTGGTGCCCCACAGGAGGCTCCCCGCGGATTTGTTCTGGGCGAGCCCGTGAACTTCAATCCCAGCATGGTCACCGAAGCAGCGGGAGCCCTATCGAAACAACCTTTTCGAGCCCTGCCGAACGACTTGCCCGAGGTTTTCCGCGATCTCCCCTATGAGCAATATGCGGCGATCGGGCAGCGGCCGGGAACCGCGATTTGGGCATTTGAAAACGTGGGCTTCGCACTTGAGCCCTTGCATCGGGGGTTCATTTTTTCGGCTCCCATGCAGATTAATCTCGTCGCCGATGGCAAAGCCCGTCGCATTATATATGACCCGTCGAAATTCGACTTCGGCAAGCTCGCCGTCCCGGGCAATGTTGGCGACATCGGATTTTCCGGTTTTCGGGTGCTTGTGCAAAATGGCGACGTATTTTCGGAAGTGGCCATATTTCAAGGAGCGAGTTTTTTCCGTGCCGTGGCACGCGGTCAGAATCTGGGCACCATGGCGCGCGCGATGTCGATCAAAGTTGCGGATCCGCGTGGCGAGGAGTTTCCGGCGATCCGCTCCGTCTGGATCGAACGTCCCACCTTGGCCGCCAACGCCCTGGTCATTCACGCGCTCATCAGTTCGGAAAGCGTGGCAGGTGCCTATCGCTTCACATTACGGCCCGGCGAGGCGACCCTCATCGATACAGAATGCACCTGGTTTGCGCGCGCCGCGGTAGATAATTTCGGACTTGCGACCATGAGCGCGACCCATCTTTTTGGTTCGATCGACGAGCGCCGGTTCGACGACTTGCGCCCGAGCGTGAGCGAAGTGAGCGGCTTGCAAATATTGACTGGCAAGGGAGAGTGGATCTGGCGGCCGGTCGCGAACCGCGACACTTTACAGATTTCGACATTCGTCGACGACAATCCGCGCGGCTTCGGCTTCCTGCAGCGAGATCGCAATTTCGATCACTACCAGGACGATGATCAACATTATGAACGGCGCCCGTCGTTGTGGATCGAGCCGATTGGCGATTGGTCCGGCGGAGGCGTCGAGCTTGTCGAGATTCCTTCAGACTCTGAGAGCAACGACAACATCATCGGATTTTGGAAAGCAAAACAACCGCTTGCCGCGGGAAGTGAAACAAGTTTCGCTTATCGGCAGTTCTGGTGCTGGGACCCCCCTGAGCAGCCGCCGCTGGCGATTACCAAGCAATCGCGTGCCGGGCGCGGTTCGTCACCGAAACGCCGTCGTTTCATTGTGGAATTCGAAGGCGACATTCTGAGCCTTCCGCAAAATGCGGCGGCCCTGAAGCCGAAATTGGACGTCGCGCCGGGATCTATTACGGCCATAAGAACATTTACCTCCGAGGATAAGAAGATTTACCGGGTCCTTTTTGAACTCGATCCGGGCAATGAAACCTCCTCCGAACTACGGCTTGTGATTGAGGCGGCGGGCATCCCCATTAGTGAGACTTGGCTCTATCGATGGACTCTATGA